The DNA region AAAGCAATTTCACTTTCTACAAAGCAAGTTTAGCTAAAACAAATGCAGACGTTTTATGGGCCAAAAGTGGACATGAGGCTATTAATCTGTGTAATGAGAACAAAATTGATTTGGTTTTAATGGATATTCAAATGCCAGAAATGAACGGCTACGACGCAACGAAAAAATTAAAAAATATTCATTCACAGATTCCTATTATCGGCAACACAGCATTCTTTCAAAAAGAATACAAACAAAAAGTAATTGCCGCTGGATGTGACGATTACCTTACCAAACCAATAAAAATACCCAAGTTACTAGATTCTATCAATAAACAACTCATTAAGAACTAATCCCACTTGGTTTTTAACTGATCATGTTTATAATTCTGAATGTATTTTAATGCGTCTTTATAATTGTTTTCAAATCGATAAAACTCACGATAATCTTCTTTCGCAAAATTCTCCTGATAAGTTGTCTCAAATTGGTTTCTCAAACAATCATAAAATCCATCCGTATTGATAAATACAATTGGTAAATTATGATATCCCAATTGCTTCAAGGTGATGACCTCCAATATTTCTTCCAAAGTACCAAATCCACCTGGCAATGCAACAAAAGCATCCGACTTATCTCTAAGCACTTTTTTACGTTCAGCCATGTCTGGAGTAATGATTAATTCATCCAGAAAATCTGCAGAAATCCCATACTCCTCTATCAATTTAGGAATTACACCAATCACCTTTCCTCCAGCTGATTTTACAGCTACAGCAACTTCATTCATCAAGCCAACATTGGTTCCACCATACACCAAACCATTATGAGCTTCTCCAATTGATTTTCCCAAATCCCTAGCTTCCTGAAAAAACTTTTCATCCACTGAATTACTGGATGAACAAAACACACAAATATTCATTTAAATCGATTTTAATTAGCAATTAAATGTATTCAAAAATTACCTAATACAAAGACTAAATCGTCCTTAAATCTTAAGAAATAAAGCAAAAAAAAAGCCCTTAAGATAAACTTAAGGGCTTTCGTTTAGATATTATGAATTAAGCATCAATATTGGCATAAGTGGCGTTCTCTTCGATAAACTCACGACGAGGTGGTACCTCATCTCCCATTAACATAGAGAAAACACGATCTGTTTCAGCTGCATTCTCAATAGTTACCTGACGAAGCGTTCTAACTTCTGGATTCATTGTAGTTTCCCAAAGTTGCTCGGCACTCATCTCTCCAAGACCTTTGTAACGTTGAATATGCATAGAAGATTCTTTTCCTCCACCCCATTCTTCAATCAATCTTAAACGTTGATCCTCGTTCCAACAATATTGCTGATTCTTACCCTTCTTAACTAAATACAAAGGAGGAGTAGCAATATATAAGTATCCGTTCTCGATTAATGATTTCATGTAACGGAAGAAGAAGGTCATAATCAAAGTTGCAATGTGACTACCATCGACGTCGGCATCACACATGATTACAATCTTGTGGTATCTCAACTTTTCAACATTAGCTGCTTTGCTATCTTCTTCGGTACCTATAGTAACACCTAAAGCTGTAAAGATATTCTTAATCTCATCACTTTCGAAGACCTTATGCTGCATTGCCTTTTCAACATTCAAGATTTTACCTTTAAGTGGTAAAATAGCTTGAAATTGTCTGTCACGCCCTTGCTTAGCAGTTCCACCCGCCGAATCTCCCTCGACAAGGAAAACTTCACAGTTAGCAGGATCTTTATCAGAACAGTCAGAAAGTTTTCCCGGAAGACCAGAACCTCCTAGTACAGTTTTACGCTGAACAAGTTCTCTTGCCTTACGGGCTGCATGACGAGCCGTAGCCGCCATAATAACCTTCTGTACGATGGTTTTAGCATCCTTTGGATGTTCTTCAAGGTAATTGGTTAAAAGAGCACTCACAGCCTTATCAACTGCAATACTAACTTCTGAATTACCTAATTTAGTTTTCGTCTGTCCCTCAAATTGAGGTTCTGCAACTTTTACTGATACAACAGCAGTTAAACCTTCACGGAAATCATCACCTGAAATATCAAATTTCAGTTTTGATAGCATGCCTGATTTATCAGCAAAAGATTTAAGCGTTCTCGTTAAACCTCTACGGAAACCTGTTAGGTGAGTACCACCCTCAATCGTATTAATATTATTCACATACGAATGAATATTTTCCGAGAAAGAAGTATTGTACTGCAAGGCAATCTCAACCGGAACGTCATTATTATCTATAGAAACATGAACCGTATCTTCAATTAATCTCTCACGAGTATTATCCAGGTATTGAACAAATTCTTTTAAGCCTTCTTCTGAATAAAATGATTCAGAACGAAACTCTCCATTCTCATCAACATCTCGTTTATCTGTAAGATTCAATCGAATCTCTTTATTTAAGAAAGCAAGTTCTCTTAAACGTGCAGCTAAAATATCGTATTTATACTCTGTTACTAGGAAAATTGAATCATCTGGCTTGAAAGTAATGTTTGTACCAGTATGATCAGTTTCACCAATCACTTTAACATCAGCAAGAGGTTTACCTTTCGAGTACTCTTGCAAATATATTTTTCCATCACGATGAACTTCTGCTTGCAAAAGAGTAGATAGTGCATTTACACAAGAAACACCTACACCGTGCAAACCTCCAGAAACTTTATAAGAATCTTTATCAAACTTACCTCCGGCGTGCAATACAGTCATTACAACTTCTAAAGCCGATTTATTTTCCTTTTCATGAAGTGCTGTTGGAATACCACGCCCATCATCTTTTACAGTAATAGAATTGTCTTCATTAATGAAAACTTCAATATTGTCACAATGTCCAGCTAAAGCCTCGTCAATAGAGTTATCTACAACCTCATAAACCAAGTGATGTAGTCCTTTTACATTAACATCGCCAATATACATGGAAGGGCGCTTACGAACCGCCTCTAAACCTTCTAATACCTGAATACTATTTGCTGAATAGTCGGCATTTTTTTTATTCACATTTTCTAAATCACTCATTTATCAGATCTTTAGTTTCAATCAAAATACGAACCAGTAACTAAACAATGTAATGGTTCATTTTCAATCTTATATTCTAATATTTTTATTGTACAAAATTCTTTTTACTCCTAGGATTGTTTTTATTTCCCAAAGGCGATTAAAAAGAGCAACCACACAAAAGCCAAAAAGCTTTATTAATCAACATCTTACCACCAATAAAAAACCCAAAAGAAAAAGTTAAACAAAGATAATAAAAATGATGAAAATACGAGTAGGAAAATCTATAAAAATCGTGCATTTTATCATATTTTGACAAAGCGATTTTTCAGTAGTAATTAAAGTGAAAATAGCGACCCCTTATGTTTACAATTGAATCGAATTTCGTCTTCGCGGTCTTTTCATCTTAAAACGAATAATAAAATTCTTGACTTGAGCTCCCTCAGAAGTTGTTCCATATTCGTGAAGCTCAAATAATGTGGTTACATTTTTGAAATTTTTTGGCATGGCTTTCCACATTCGATAAAACACTACCTGAACATTTTCCATATCCACATCGTCAAGCTTAATTTTAAGCACTTCCTTGCCTTTTGGCAATGCAAATACACTTACACCATGTTTTTTCCAGCTAATGGACTCTTCAGCCGCAAAAGACATATTTAAAGTATCCCTAGTGATGTCAAATAAATAAGTAATTCCCATTTCAGAATCACCAAATTCCATCAAAATCTCAAGAGGCTTCTGATCGTTATTTACAGATAACTTCCAACGTTCATCTTCTTGCGCATTTATATTGCCAACAAATGCAATGAAAGCAAATGTAAATAGTAGTATATATTTAGTTTTATTGGTCAAATTTAAATTCATAAACTCCGTATGTATTTAATAATAATATTAAATGTAGCAAAAAGCGTGCAAAAAACAATTTGCAAAAATAGTTAAAATAAAAAAGGATGCTCTATTTAAAGAACATCCTTTACAATACGGTGATTTCTTTTTTTTAAAATACGACTTTAATTCCTAATAGGAAATTAAGTCTCTGAGAAGGATATCCATCCCATTGGTAATATTTATCAGCAAATAAGTTATTCACTTTCCCAAAAGCTGTAAAATGCTCGTTTAAACGATAATTTGCACCAATACTAAGGTCATATACAGCATCAAGATTTTTTGTTACGCGATCGACTATAACCGTACCTCCAAAATCATTTACTTCATAAGAAGCAACACTTCTCTCTCCCAATACACTAACCCCAGCTTGAAAACTTAATTCTTCGCTAAACAAATAAGAAGCATTTACATTCATTTCAAATTCAGGCTTGTACCAAGCTTCTTCTAGAGCATCCATGCTATAACTATTGTACCAAACAGAAGAGTTCAACTGTAACTTATCGGTCCAACCAATGGTTACTTCAGCTCCTAATCGAAGTAAACTGATATCATCCTGTTCAACAGCAAATTTATTCGTATTACGAACTGCAACTCCTCCAGATACTGCCATTAAATCTGCATACCTAGTAAAAAAGTATTGATTTTCAACATCACTGTATTCTGCAGATAACTTAAATGATGCATTGGACGAAAGACTTCCTTTCACTCCTCCAAACAGACGATATTTTGTATTCGTAGGACTAACATACAAACCAGAATAAACAAATGGATTTTCATCCGCAATATCGTTATACTTGTTCATATTTAAGCCTCCATCAAGACCTGCAAACAAGGTCAAAATTTCATCAACAGCCTCATAATCCATAGAAATATTAGGATACAATTTTGTTTCTGAATCATCTCCCATTGCTAAAACAGCATCAACCCCTAAAGTCACATTAAGTGCATCTGATTGCAATGAATATTTTGGGCTCAAAGTCCAAACCATCGTTTGTCTGTCTTCAAACTCATCAAAACTAGAAACATATAAACCATCAGTCGCAAAATAGTCAAACTCTGAAGTCAAAGACCAAAGTCCTTCACCTCTTTTAATTTTAGCCTCTGCTTTAATCAATAAGTCATTCTCAGCAACTTCGAAATCATCTCCAAAATGCTCGTATTCCAATCCAATGCCAAAATTTAATCGCTCTTGATCTTTAAATGTTGTTTTAAAATCAGCATTTAAACCAAAGCGATCTTGCTTCTGGCTGTCATAATCAAAAAAACTACTTTGATTGACAAATTTATCGCCATAATAATTATAGCCTTTGTGGCCGTAGTAAACTCTACCAGAAAGTTCACTATCATCTAAATATATTTTCCCGTAAACTTCAGCCAACTGTTCAGTCCAATCTGGCTTTGCATCTTCTCCATTTTCTAATTCAACTTTTCCGTTGGTAGAATAATGCCTAATATGCACACCTAAATCAGAAGTTTTAGATCTTTGATTGTTGTAACGATAATCCCCGAAAAGGGTCGCATAATTACCACCAGCCAAAGTTAAAGCATGACTGTTAACTGATTGCAATGGCTCACCAACAATTCTTGCAGCAGGAATTAAAGCTGGAGAAAAACCAACCGATAAAGGCTTGGTCTGAATAAAATAATTAAAAGAAGGCGTAAATTTAGTCGTATCTACAAGCGTTGGCAACTCACCAATTCTCTTCGATTTATTAATTTTAGGCTGGTAGGTTGTTTTTACCTTTACCTCTTTATTTAAATCTCGTTCTTCCTGGGCATAAGAGATTGTACATGCAAAGCTGAATATTACAGCCGACAATAGGAGCTTTTTGAACATTGCTTTCTTTATTATATTTTAATTATTCTATTTCCTCTTTACTTAGCATTTCTTCCAACATCATTTTCTCCTCATCCAAACCTATAGAATCCGATTCTACTGATGCGTTTTCGAATAGCTTTTCACTCTCGGTGTGATCTGCACCTTCGAACTGAACTTTTACTTCTTTATTGATAATCTTCTCTTCGGCTTTCTTTTCAGCAGCAAGTAAAACATTTAATTTTTCTTGCGCTCTTTCCAAAATCCCGTCCTCTTTCGAAGCATAATTATCAACTATACTTTGTAAGGTATATCTAGCCTGAAAGGCATCATCTTTCTTTAAAAACACATCCGAAAGTAACAGAAAGCTCTCTGCCAACCAATAATGATGTGGAGAATTCATTTCGATAAACTGATTGATTTCTTTTTCGGATAAATCGTATTGCATCTTATCAAAATACAATTTAGCCAATCGATATTTCGACTCAGCACCTTCTGTTGTTTGCGTTTCTTTTGCCAAAGCTTTAAAATCTGCAAGAGCTAAACTTTTATTTGCCATAGCTAAGTATGACTTAGCTCGTTTGTATTTTGCTTCTCGAATTAACTCTTCCTCGGCTTTGGTTATTTCTAGAACCACTGCCACTGCTTGAACCGTATTCTTATACTCTTCCAAAGCATATACAGAGCGCATGTAACCGATTTTTCCCAAGCTAACATTCTCTGGAATTTCAGCCATTTCATTCAATCTAGAGAACTGTGCTTTTGATTGCACGAAATTCTTTTTGCGATAATTCAATTGCGAGGCAGCCACCAATGCTTTTTCGGTAAACAAATTGTTTGGCTGATTTAGCACTTGTTCGAAACCTAATAAAGCCTCATCTAAATCATCCTGATTTAGGGCGGCATCGGCTTTGTAAAACTGTGCATTTAAGCGGAACATTCCATCTGGGAATTGACTTAAATAATCGCCCAAAGCATTAATTCCACGCTCTGTTTCGCCCGACATGTACAATCTTTCGGCAGATATGTATGACAAAGAATCTTTCTCTGAACTACGAATTACCCCTCCACCTTTAAAGGACTCTGCAAACGCAAAATACTCGTTTACATTGTTCATGTCCACATACACATTCTTTAAGCCGGTAAAAGCACTTTTCTTTTCTTCGCTTTGCGGATATTTTAAAACTACCTCTTTGTAAGACTCAATCGCCTTCGGATAATTTCTTGCATTGTAATTTAACTGTCCCAATTGCAATAATGATTTCGGAGCGAAACTACTTTTCGGGAATTTGGTAGCCAATTCTCGATATATTGAAACTGCAGCAGATTCATCATTCAACTTCACTTTTGCTTTTGCCAATTCATACAAAGCATCATCTAAATATTCCGATTCAGGATAATTTGTTCTTAGTTGTTGCAGTAAACGTGATTTCTCAGCAGACTGACCAGTTAAGCCAACAGACAATGCTTGTTGATACAAAGCATAATCGGTATCCCAGTTATTTGCTGAAGCCGCTTTTCCATAATACTCGGCAGCATGATTGTAATCTCTATTCAAAAAGAAACAATCGCCAATTCGGTTACAGGCATCAGAAACAAAATTACTTTTACCATCGGCCTGATTCACAAATTTACGGAACCAATCGGACGCTTGTTCATACTTATCTTGCTCGAAATTTGCATAGGCAATGTTGTAGTAAGCACGCTCGTAATATCCTGAAGAACCAGAACCTGGTGACAATATAAACGCATCGTAGAGCTTTGTTGCTTTTTCAAAATCGCCCAAGCGATAATTTGCTTCGGCTTTCCAATAAACACATTCTGCAGCAATTTGAGAATTGTATATTTTATATTCCAACGCATTGTCGAAAGACTTTATCGCAGTAACGTAATCCAACTGCTTCATTTGCTCTAAACCACGCAGCCAAGAAACTCTTTGATATGCCTTTTTAATTTGTGGGGTTTTGTTGCTGATCTTATTCATGGAAGCCAATGCATCGCCATAATTTTTGGTGGTCATGTACACTTTCACCAAATAATCGTAGGCTTCATCATTACGATCAGAATTCGGGTATTTTTGCAAATAGGCATCGAAAGCCTTTATGGTTTCATTGAATGGCGAATAAGACAATTCATAAGTCAACTTCGCGTAATTGAACAAAGCATCTTGCTGCATGTTCTCGTCAAAATCCATTCTTGAGGTAGCAGAGAAAGCCGCTTTAGCGCCATTTTTATCACCCGATTGCAAATAACAATCTGCCAAACAATAATTGGCAACCATTAGCAATTCATCATCCTTGCCGCCTACTCTTTCAAATTGAACTACTGCCTCGGCAAACTGCTTTTCTTTGTACAAACAGTATCCGTAAGCAAATTTATCTTCTCTAGACAAACTCTTTTTTCCTTTATCCAGAAATGGAATTGCTTTTTTGTACTCTTTTAACTGATAATGCGATAAACCAATCATTTTAGCAATCTCAGCACTTCTTTTTACCGAAGCATCATCTAAAAATTGTGGTGCATAATCAATCACCTCATTGTACTTCTCTTGCAGATAATAAATTTGTGTTATATAGTAAGGTACTATTGGCTTAAAAGTTTTATTCTTTGTCAGTTTTTCGAAACCATTTAAAGCGGTTTGATAATTCTTATTCAGGTAAGCAATGTGTGCGTAGTAATAATTTGCTGGCGCATTGTATTCTCCCGACACATCGATAATTTCAAACAGATATTTACGAGCTTCTTCCAATTTTTCACGTTGAAAATAGGCGTACCCCATTTTAAATTGGTACTCGGTGCGTTGATCAGTGGTTAACGAATAAACATCAACTTTTTTGAACCACTGCAAAGCTGTTTTGTATTTTTTACTTCTGTATTGCTGTCTTCCCAATTGAAAATAGGCAGCTTGTTTTAAATTGCTTTCCGGATTCTTTTTAATAAAGGCTTTCATTTCTTGCTCGGCCTCGGGGCGAAACAATTCAATTGAACACCAAGCCATGTAAAAGGAAGCTTTAGTCGATCGGTCGGAATAAGAATCGTTCTCTTTCTTTAGAAAATCAGCAAACTCATGTCTTGCTCCACCATAATTTTTATTTTGGAACATTTCCATGGCCGACTGCCAAATCTGGTTACTACTCTTGTGTGTTAAGGATTTTTGGGCCTGAGCGGTAAAGCTCAAACATAAAAAGAGAAGGGATGCTAACATCCACAAACTAAATTTATTTCTCATACTACTTTTCGTGTGTAGGTAAAAAAAAGTTGATTATTATGACCATTAGGGAACTGACTTTCTAATCTATTTCCAAATCATAAAATCAGGCTTAAAGATATAAATAATCTGCAAGCTTATCGTAATTCAAAACGGAGGAAAGAAAGAAAAATTGCACGCTTATTTGATAAAGAAAATGTGCAATAAGAAAGCTTCTGCTGAAATAATTTTTTAGATTTGTATGTCGACACACAAATTGAATATTCTAAAAAGCGAAATACATGTCCGAATCTGCTATCATTGAACTTAAAAATGCCATAATCCGTCAGGCGGATAACATTATTTTAACTGATGTAAGCCTTGAAATAGGAAAAGGAGAGTTTGTATACCTAATTGGTCGGGTGGGAAGTGGAAAAAGTAGCCTTCTGAAAACTTTATACGCCGATTTACCTTTAAAAGATGGATCAGGAAAAGTTGTTGGTTATTATTTGCCAATGATTAAAAACAAGCAAGTCCCTTTTTTGAGAAGAAAAATTGGCATCATCTTTCAGGATTTTCAATTGCTTACAGATAGAAATATTGAAGACAACCTACTTTTTGTGCTAAAAGCAACTGGCTGGAAAAATTCAAATGATATTAAATCCCGGATTTCTGAAGTTCTGGAAAAAGTAAAAATGAATAATAAGGGGTATAAAATGCCTCACGAACTTTCAGGTGGAGAACAACAACGTGTGGTTATTGCGCGTGCGCTCTTAAATTCTCCTGATATTATTCTTGCTGATGAACCTACTGGTAATCTGGACCCGGAAACTTCTGATGATTTGGTTAAATTACTTCATGATATTAGTAAAAGTGGCAAAACCATTATTATGGCCACGCATCAGCATGATTTATTAAAGAAATTCCCTGCACGTACCATCGAATGTAAAGACGGTAAAGTTATTGAGCTTTTTAATCCTGATACCGACGAAGAAGAAGAAATCGAGTTGGATTAGAAACAGCCTTTATCACTCCATACCCCTAAAAGGGCTTTCAAAAAAAATACAATTTTAATAATTTGCGAGATAATACGCCATATAACAAAGAGTTTGAACAGCTGAAGTTAAAACACAGCTTACTGTTTCCTATGGCTTTTTTGTTTTTAATGTGGGCGGTTAAAATTTTTGAGTGGGGACTTGGTTTAGACTTTCATTTTCTAGGTGTATTTCCTCTTCATGCAAAGGGATTAATTGGCATTTTAACAAGTCCATTAATTCATAAAGATTTTAGCCATCTAATGGCCAACACGGTTCCTTTTGCCGTTCTTAGTTGGGGGATTTTTTATTTCTATCGCCCACTCTCCTATCGAATATTTATACTTTGCTACCTAACTTCGAATATTTTGGTTTGGATTGCAGCTCGGGAGGCTTACCACATTGGAGCAAGTGGTTTAGTTTATGCCTTTGCTTCTTTTCTATTTTTTAGTGGTCTATTCCGAAACTACTATAAACTTATAGCTATTTCGTTTGTTGTAGCCTTTTTGTATGGCGGTTTATTTTGGGGCATATTCCCTGTTCTTAAGGATGTATCCTGGGAAGGTCATTTATTTGGTGGCTGTTCTGGATTAATTTATGCCCTCGCATTCCGAAAACAAGGCCCTCAAAAACCCAAAGTTATTTGGGAAGATGATGATGAAATTCCTGAAGAAATTTGGAATTCGGAATTACTTGAAGGTAAGGAACAGTTGAGGAAGTGAGTTCAAGTAACAAGGAATTAAGCTCCAAGTTATAAGGCAATATGGCTAAAGGAGAATCTCAATGCCCAAGCTTCAAGTTGAAAGAAAAACATTTAAGTCAAAATAAAAAACCTCACTCTTTCACTCTCCTGCAAGAGAAAAAATCAACTATACTCAATTACATTTTAGAATAAACGCTTACAGGTCTTCGACTCTGTCAGGTTTAAAAAATGGCATTCTAGCAAAAGCCAGAACGCCATTCTTCTAATTCTTTATATTTTCTCGAAACACCTTATTTCTTATAATATTTCATAGCTTCTGGCAAAAATGCTCTTAGATTCTGAACACGGGTATCATCAGCAGGATGGGTTGATAAAAACTCAGGAGGCTTCTGCCCTCCACTCTCTCCCATACGCTTCCAAAAATCAACTGCAACAGCTGGATCGTAACCTGCCATAGCCATAAATATAAGCCCCATTTTATCTGCTTCTGTTTCATGAGATCTTGAAAAAGGCAACATAACTCCAACATTCGAAACGGCTCCAAATGCAGTCATCCAGATTTGTTGCGTTTCTGCCGGCTTTTCATTCACAAGTACACTCAAACCAGTTCCCAAGGCTTGAATTCCCATTTGCTGACTCATTCTTTCATTTCCATGTCGAGCTATTGCGTGAGCTATTTCATGTCCCATAACCACAGCTAAACCTGCTTCTGTTTGGGTATAAGGTAAAATTCCTGTGTAAAATACAACCTTACCACCAGGCATACACCAAGCATTAGGTGTAGCATCTTCAACTAAATTAAATTCCCAGGCAAAGTTTGCAATACGATCGCTCATACCGTGCTCGTTCATAAATTGTTCTACTGCCTTGGCAATTCTTGCTCCACAAGATTTCACCATAGCAGATTGCTCTTTGTTTGCAGATAACTTGCTTTCCGATAGAAAAGTATCGTACTGTGTTAAACTCGTTGCAATCATCTGATTCTCCGGAAAAAGATTCATTTGTTTTCTTCCGGTAATTGGTACCGTAGCACAAGCTGCTGCAAACAATAAAAATCCTGTTATTAGGATGTTACGCATGTTTTTTTTCATGGTATTGGTATTTTGATTTTTAGTTATTTTTCTTTCTTTTTAATTGCTTTGCTTACAGAAATGAGCCTTAAATCCATCAAACTTCTAACACAAAAACTCCTCTAGCTACCCTGAAGGAGAGAATTCAACTGCTTATTCACAATTACCGCAAACTATTTACTGATCATTGTTCACTGATAACTGTGCATTGATCTCTGACAATTGTTTTAGCACGTCATTTGCATTTGTAACTGGTAATTTACAAGTTTTATTTTTACAAAGATAGAAAGTTGTTTGCCCATTTACATAACGATTTTGCAGCAAAGGCAAATTACTTTCCGTATTACTCCCAGAAATCAAGACATTGGGCAAAAATAATTTTTCGATTTGTTCTTTCTGCTTACTAGCATCCTCGCCTACAACCACTATTTCGATTGGCGGATTTGCAAACCAAAAATACAATTGTCCCCAATTAGAGTGATATGCTACAGACTTCTCTAGGCGGCTTTTCACATTCAAGAGCATCTGTTCGGCACGTTTTACATATCTCGTTTTTTCGAGGTAAGTTCCCACCAAAAACAGACTTTTGGCAATGGATGAGTTAGACGATGGAATTACATTGTCAATTAGCTCCATTTTACGTGCAATTAATGCCTCATCTTTGTCAGAGGTGTAAAAGAACATTCCTGATTTATCATCTGTAAAATGAACTAACACATGTTCGATCAATTGGTTGGCTTTGCGCAGCCATTGTTCGTCGAAGGTAGCCTGATAAAGCGCCACAAATGCTTCTATGGTAAATGAGTAATCGTCTAAAAAAGCATTAATTTTTGAGTTGCCGTTTTTGTAATTACGATGTAAATGAGCTTCGCCTTTCCAAAGGTATTTTTGTATGAAATCTGCATTTTTTATCGCTGCAGCGAGATATTTTTCATTTCCCAAAGCTTTGTAAGCATCAACATAGCCTTTAAGCATTAGTGCATTCCAGCTCGTTAGGGCTTTATCATCTAATCCAGGGCGAATTCTATCAGCACGCTTGTTTAATAATGCTGCTCTGCCCTTTTCCAGTTTCTCATCCAATTCCTTTTCTGATATTTTATACTTCTTCGCCAATCTATTCTTATCAGCAGATATCATTAAAATATTTCCTTCTTCCCAATTGGCATGATCTGTAATGCCATAATATTCACAAAACAAATCGGACTCTTCCTTTAGTAGAGCTTCGACTTCGGCTTTTTCCCAAACATAAAATTTACCTTCTACACCTTCGCTATCAGCATCAAGTGAAGAATAAAAACCTCCTTCAGGCAAAGTCATTTCTCGCTCAACAAAGTCTATACTTTGCTCTATCAACTGCTTGTACTCAGGAATTTTTGTTAATTGATAAGCTTCGGCATACAAACTGATTAACTGACCGTTATCGTAAAGCATCTTCTCAAAATGCGGCACTTTCCATATGGCATCGACCGAATAACGGGAAAAACCACCACCTACCTGATCGTAGATTCCGCCCATCGCCATTTTATCGAGCGTAAGCGTTACATGATCTAGTGCCGATTGGTCTTTGGTTTGATGATAATATCGCAGCAAAAACTGCAAAGAATTGGGCAATGGGAATTTTGGCGCTCTGTTATTTCCCCCTTCCCGAGTATCAAAATCCTGTTTCCATTGACGATATGCTTTTTCTAAATCAGCTACAGTAAAATCGGAAGTCTCTGCTTTTAGCGTAATGATTTCGTTTTCACGGATTCCATTCGCAATTTGATCGCCCACTGATTTAACTTTCTCAGATTCGGTAAGCCATGCATTTTG from Labilibaculum sp. DW002 includes:
- a CDS encoding M48 family metallopeptidase translates to MKKNMRNILITGFLLFAAACATVPITGRKQMNLFPENQMIATSLTQYDTFLSESKLSANKEQSAMVKSCGARIAKAVEQFMNEHGMSDRIANFAWEFNLVEDATPNAWCMPGGKVVFYTGILPYTQTEAGLAVVMGHEIAHAIARHGNERMSQQMGIQALGTGLSVLVNEKPAETQQIWMTAFGAVSNVGVMLPFSRSHETEADKMGLIFMAMAGYDPAVAVDFWKRMGESGGQKPPEFLSTHPADDTRVQNLRAFLPEAMKYYKK
- a CDS encoding rhomboid family intramembrane serine protease, yielding MRDNTPYNKEFEQLKLKHSLLFPMAFLFLMWAVKIFEWGLGLDFHFLGVFPLHAKGLIGILTSPLIHKDFSHLMANTVPFAVLSWGIFYFYRPLSYRIFILCYLTSNILVWIAAREAYHIGASGLVYAFASFLFFSGLFRNYYKLIAISFVVAFLYGGLFWGIFPVLKDVSWEGHLFGGCSGLIYALAFRKQGPQKPKVIWEDDDEIPEEIWNSELLEGKEQLRK
- a CDS encoding thioredoxin domain-containing protein, translated to MKTVRNANVLAFLAIVLMINSTVFAQNHKENMNHKHTNNLAKENSPYLLQHAHNPVNWYPWGEEALAKAKKENKVILVSIGYAACHWCHVMEHESFENEEIAKIMNEFFVCIKVDREERPDIDQIYMDAVQMMTGSGGWPLNCFAMPDGKPFFGGTYFRPNDWVKVLQGIQNAWLTESEKVKSVGDQIANGIRENEIITLKAETSDFTVADLEKAYRQWKQDFDTREGGNNRAPKFPLPNSLQFLLRYYHQTKDQSALDHVTLTLDKMAMGGIYDQVGGGFSRYSVDAIWKVPHFEKMLYDNGQLISLYAEAYQLTKIPEYKQLIEQSIDFVEREMTLPEGGFYSSLDADSEGVEGKFYVWEKAEVEALLKEESDLFCEYYGITDHANWEEGNILMISADKNRLAKKYKISEKELDEKLEKGRAALLNKRADRIRPGLDDKALTSWNALMLKGYVDAYKALGNEKYLAAAIKNADFIQKYLWKGEAHLHRNYKNGNSKINAFLDDYSFTIEAFVALYQATFDEQWLRKANQLIEHVLVHFTDDKSGMFFYTSDKDEALIARKMELIDNVIPSSNSSIAKSLFLVGTYLEKTRYVKRAEQMLLNVKSRLEKSVAYHSNWGQLYFWFANPPIEIVVVGEDASKQKEQIEKLFLPNVLISGSNTESNLPLLQNRYVNGQTTFYLCKNKTCKLPVTNANDVLKQLSEINAQLSVNNDQ